TCGTGGCCGTGGAGGATTTTTTAATCGCTCAAAGCGAGGTCAGTATTCCAACAGTAATAACTCAACCTCGCAACCTAGTCCTAACGCTGAGCTATCCAATTTCAATCCCGTAGCCTAAAACGCTTTTACCGCATATATTAACGtttcacttttttaatgtttcaGAGGTTTTTGTATCATTCTTTCCTCTAGTGTTCTCTggcattttaaaaaagtatttataTATTACCAAAACTCTCAAAGCATAAAATCAATCATCGttttattgctttttatgttctagaaataaaattacttgattttattaatgtgttaaatattatataagAAAGtatatttctttcttttagtAGTAAAAAcagttaattttttaaaaaatacagtactttttttattgtttacatttatttagtaAACAAGTAGCTTTACGGTTACCACGGCAACTCCTAGCTGAGAGGTCAATTCTACCTCTTGCGCTGTAGAAATTCTTTTACcaaaactaaaaatttcCTGTAAAGGAATTGAAATATCAAAGTCTCGAAAAACgcgtttttaaaataattcgGGGCTTTGCATTCATTTTGAATTGTTAAACTCGTGATGTCAACCGGTCAGCTCAAACGCTTTAAAGGATGTGAGTATTTGACGCATCGGTTAGTCCTTGCAACTCTCTCGGGAACTCCGATTCGAGTTGAAGGAATTTACCCAGATGAAGCCGATCCTGGTGTCAAAGATTACCAGGTTTCGTTTTTAAGGCTGTTGGAGAAGTTGACCAATGGCAGTGTCATAGAAATTTCTTACACAGGTACTTCGTTCATATATCGCCCAGGAAATATTATAGGAGGTCGTGTAGTCCATGATTGTCCAACTACCAAAGGGATAGGCTATTTTTTGGAACCAATTCTAATACTTTGTCTTTTTGCAAAAACCCCTACTTCACTTACTCTTACTGGAGTTACTTCCAGTAATGAAGATATTGGTGTCGATGTTTTGCGCACTAGTGTATTACCCTCTCTTCAAAAGCGTTTTCAAGTTGGTGATGAACTTGAGTTGCGCATATTAAAGCGTGGTTCTGCTCCTGGCGGAGGAGGTGaagtgaattttttatgtcCTGTAATTAAAGAGTCTTTACCTCCCATTCGTCTCTCAGAATTTGGAAGAGTCTTCCGAATCAGAGGAATTGCTTCTTCAACTAGAGTATCTCCCGCTTTTGCAAATCGCTTAGTAGAATCTGCTCGCGGAGTTTTAAATCCTTTTATACCCgatgttttcatttatacAGACGTTCGCCGTGGAGATGAATGTGGTAACAGTCCTGGGTATTCTATCACTTTAGTTGCAGAAACTAATAAGGGTTGCTCTTATGCTGCCGAGCATTGTGGTGAAGCTGGAGAAACACCAGAAGATGTTGGTTCCTTTTGCGCAAAGAAATTATTGGAAGTTATTGAATCTGGTGGTTGTGTAGATCCATATACACAACCTTCAACTTTAACCGGGATGCTACTATCCTCTGAAGACGTTAACACAATAGTTGTGGGTCAACTTGGTATTACTTCGCAATTAGTTGTTTTTCTTCGGGATGTGAAGGCACTTTTCAATTGCGAATATAGATTTAAAGAGCTCGAATCAGGCCAGGTGGAGATGTCATGCTTAGGAAAAGGATATTTAAATGTCAATCGCCGCATTCAATAGAAAACCATTTATCAGTGGGTCCTTTGCTCGTTTATTCTTCTTAAACATCATAACATTACATTTAACATATTGTTCGGGTACTTAAAATGAACGAACGTCTTTttgatatatatttactCTTTAATCGTACTAAGAAGTTCATTACCCATTAACTTCCCATTGCAATTACGACATgagtataaaaaaaaagcaccATACATATTTAGAGATTTAAATACGTTTTTGTGACTCAGTTGTTTTAACGGTCTTGTTAtgttcattttcaattatggtttgaatttttttggtttccTTTAAATTACTTGGTTCTGTTTCTACTTCATTCTgctttaatatttctttccCGATGCCTCTTTTTCAGAAAATTAGTTCTTAGATGCTCTTCTCATTTGAAAATCTCAACCTTTTTCCATGTccttttgtaaaaaaaaaacactgccaatttttagtaaatttgTATCATCATTGATTTTGTATGAATGATCCTGTtcgttttattatttactaaaTGAGAGTTTTTACTTTACGCTGCTTatactaaaattttatgtAACTTCTAAATTATTAACATTGGTGATACTAAAAGCAACTTTGATAGGAATTGCTTTAATGAAATCATTCCTTCTGCATAAATTAAAGTTTGCTtagataaatttttatgacTCGAAATATTTAGTAATGTATATGTAAAATAGCATTGTTGTAAACTTTCTGAAACAAGCTATTTAGTGGTGTGCAGTGGACTCACGCTAACTTCTGAGTGGATACAATTTGCAACGCTCGCAACGACCATAAATCTTTTTGGGTGgtaaaacagaaaaataacGGGAGTCGTATTTGTCTTCGCATATACTTAtagtatttaataaatcatGAGTTCTCCAGGAATAAGTGATGAATCTATAAAAGGACCTAAGGACGTTCGTCTGATTCATCTAATACTTAGCTCTCTGGGTGTTCCATCATACTCTCAAACAGTGCCTTTGCAGTTGTTAACATTTGCACATAGATATACACAGCAGTTAATCCAGGATTCACAGGTTTATGCGGAACATTCACGTGGGCAAAATGCTCCAATTTCTGTAGAAGATGTACGTTTAGCTGTTGCTTCTCAAATCAATCACTCCTTCACTGGACCTCCaccaaaagaatttttacTAGAGCTTGCTATGGAGAGAAATCGAAAACCTTTACCCCAAATTCAGCCGTCTTATGGGTTTCGTCTTCCACCGGAGAAGTACTGTTTAACTCAACCCAACTGGATTGTCAGTAATGAAACCCAACAGAATCAACCAAAGGAAGAGAACTCCTCGGATTCACGAATGGAGGAGGATAAACTTGACTTCTCTGTGAAGTctgaataaatttattttccttttaaagTTGTTACTAATGCCGGGGAAGTGCTGATGATTTAGATatatgtaaatatttttgaagcgCTCACGAATCTTTGCAGCAGATGATTatggttttatttatatgaTTTTGTTCCTCCAGAACTTCCTATTTAACTTGCGAAAGCAGGGCGTGGGTAATAAATCGTTTACAGTTATAAGGTACCtgtttatttgtttatttgctACGAAATCAGTGTATGGAGCAAAAAAGTATacaacatttttaaattcagcTCATATTGTACATTACTGTACACTGTATCTTTTATATATGGTACGACATAGAATAGAAAAAAGTGAAAGAGACGGCAACAACATCAGTGACGGCGCgctttttcttaaaatgTTACAAAAACTGGAGTAATTCATGTAAGGCTGTGAAATTGGCATGAGCTCGTCGAGAGCTTTCTTCAACTACTAGGctcatttaaaatttacaCCGCACCAATGTTTCTTTATTACTTACAATTGCCTCTCATCataactttgaaaatacaATTTACCACAATACTAGTGATAACATAATATCAtgcattttaattttctttatatgaCCTATACAGATCCCCTAAAAAGAATATAGTAGGGATACTCGCACGACAgctaaaaatatataagttatataataattttgaatcAGAAGGAAGGCAACGGAAATATCCACACATTTTTTGCGCTCTCGGACATATATTTCATCCGCGttattttcatcattttcaaaatcatttatCTCTCACATACTTCAACCATTTCAAAGCTCACCACAAACCTGTATAGGaaatataaagaaactTGATGCTTTACGTAAACACAATTCAGAACTTACAAAAACACAAAAGTGAAAACTTGGTATTTAAGTCGAAAGTCATACCATTCGTAAAAAGAGTGAAATTATAATGTGTAATAAACACAAGGTAAAACATTATGttcatta
This portion of the Schizosaccharomyces pombe strain 972h- genome assembly, chromosome: I genome encodes:
- the rcl1 gene encoding rRNA processing protein, which codes for MSTGQLKRFKGCEYLTHRLVLATLSGTPIRVEGIYPDEADPGVKDYQVSFLRLLEKLTNGSVIEISYTGTSFIYRPGNIIGGRVVHDCPTTKGIGYFLEPILILCLFAKTPTSLTLTGVTSSNEDIGVDVLRTSVLPSLQKRFQVGDELELRILKRGSAPGGGGEVNFLCPVIKESLPPIRLSEFGRVFRIRGIASSTRVSPAFANRLVESARGVLNPFIPDVFIYTDVRRGDECGNSPGYSITLVAETNKGCSYAAEHCGEAGETPEDVGSFCAKKLLEVIESGGCVDPYTQPSTLTGMLLSSEDVNTIVVGQLGITSQLVVFLRDVKALFNCEYRFKELESGQVEMSCLGKGYLNVNRRIQ
- the taf9 gene encoding SAGA complex/transcription factor TFIID complex subunit Taf9; its protein translation is MSSPGISDESIKGPKDVRLIHLILSSLGVPSYSQTVPLQLLTFAHRYTQQLIQDSQVYAEHSRGQNAPISVEDVRLAVASQINHSFTGPPPKEFLLELAMERNRKPLPQIQPSYGFRLPPEKYCLTQPNWIVSNETQQNQPKEENSSDSRMEEDKLDFSVKSE